CTGATCACTTGCTGTATCAAGAGGTTTTTCCTCTTAATGTCACATCTGGTTCTTTCCCATACACctgaaatcagtgtcctctggttctcagtcATTCCACCATCATTGGGTATAGATTCTCCCTATCTATTTTGTCCAATTCCCTTACAATTTTGAATGaccccatcaaatctcctctcaaacttCCCCTAGGGAGCCCCCACTTCATACTTCGCAGCAGTCCAAAGAGAAACAGGTGGGGTGTCGTGTAGttgtgtcactggactagtaatccagagacccagggtaatgtctgaagacctaggtttgaatcccaccatggcagatggtgaaatttgatttcaataaaaaatctggaactaaaagtctaatgatgaccacaaaaccattgtcaattgtcgtaaaaccccatctggtttaataatgtcctttatggaaggaaatctgccatcctaacctggtctggcctaaatgtgagtcCGGATGCACAGCAATgcagttaactcttaaatgccctcagttcaagggcaattagggatgggcaacaaatgatggcccagccagtgatgcccacatcccatgaatgaataaaaaagaacgaCTATTTTCTGACATTCAACCAGCTTCCTATCCATGCTGGCACTGTTATGCAACACTTAAAAATAGGCTGCTAAAATTTTTTTTTGCCTCATTGCACTGCACAACCTACATTTTTGGTTCTGGCTGCTTTGGTGTACTGTACTCCCACCCTAAATGTCTCTGCCTTTGGCTTATGAGACATGATCACCTTACATCCCACCAAAGAAAAATCTGGTTCCTAATGtccttgggaaggaaatctgccgtccctacctggtctggcctacatgtgactccagacctgcatcaatatgattgactctcaactgccctctaaaatggtctagcaaaccactcagtttcaagggcaactagggaagatacaaaagtctgagattacgtacaaaatgactcaagaacagtttcttccctgctgccatcagacttttgaatggacctactttatattaagttcgTCTTTCTCTAATTAtggctgtaacacaacattctgcaccctctccttttcttctcccctatgtactctgtgaatggtatgctttgtttgtataacgcaagaaagaatacttttcaccgtgtaccaatacatgtgataacaataaatcaaaatactggcccagccagcaatacccatgtcccacaaatgaataaaaaaaagttctgaCAAATGTCAAAGCTATCCTcatttctaaagtttaaagtttatatattagtgccacaagtaggcgctggagtgtggtgactaggggattttcacagtaacttgttaataggcttacattaacactgcaatgaagttactgtgaaaatcccctagtcaccacactccagcgcctgttcgggtacactgagggaaaatttagcatggccaatccacctaaccagcacatttttggactgtgggaggaaaccggagcacccagagaaaacccacacagacactgggagaacgtgcaaactctgcacagacagtgacccaagctgggaaacttCACACAgtaatccaaggccggaattgaacccaggtccctgtcattgtgaggcaacagtgctaacccctgtgccaccgaaTCTGGATGTTTATTTCCCCCCCTCTGATAGCAATGAGAGGATTTTTAATGGTACatttgatgttgcagtgtgtctctctgtgactTGCCTCCAGGTGCCCACCTCTACctgcccacctccacctccccacctctacCTGCCCACCTCTACCTGCCCACCTCCGCCTTCCCACCTCTACCTGCCCACCTCCgcctccccacctctccctgcCCACCTCCGCCTGTCCAGCTGCCTCTAACCCACCTGTGGCGCCCCCTGGCGGTAAGCTCGGGTGCGTCACAGTGCCGGGGCTGTGATTGGCGGCGGCTGATCAGGGGGAGGCCGGCGATTGGCTGGAGATGTCCGTCACGTGTTTCGGGGAGGCGGGGCCGCCTATAAGTGGCCGGGAGCGGCTGTGTGCACTTTCTGAGCGGCTGCTGAGCGGCACGTGTCGGAGGGACTTGTACTTGAAGCTCGCTCTAACTTCGCTATGATCTCTATATTGGTGAAGCTCTTTTAATCAGACTGATGAACTGCACCAGGTAAAGTGTGCTGTCTGCAGCCTGGcagactcccccttccctcctcactgacagagagagagcttccCCCAGCTCTCTCTGTTAACAGGGGATCCCTCCTTGGAACTTTAAACACCGCAGAGCTGCTCTGACAGCTCCGGgaggctgcgtgtgtgtgtaagcaCTGCTCTTTCCAACCTGTTCGCTTTCTTTCCCCCTTTTATACTGAGGCGAAACCTCCTTCTAAAGCCGCTTGCCTTGCAAGCATTGTCGGAAAAGGCAGCACCGCTTCCGACTTTGAGATTTCCATTCTGGCTCCTCCAGCCAAAATTTAAGCTTTGCCCTTCGAGAGCTCACAAAGCACACAGAATCCACCCAGACCTCCCTCCTTTTTCATTTAATTCTTAAAGCTGAACACTTTATATTCTGCTTTACAAACTGTTCTCTTTGGAAATTTGAGCCAAATACTGCACGGGTGAAAGTGGCTTTACAATAGCCAGTGTTAAAATTTGCGTTTAATTTTACTTTTAGTTTTTAATGTGGGGTTGGTGTCCTGGGTCCTTCGTAATAAAAGTTTTTAAACACTTCTGTCGGCTGAAAGTTAATGCTGGCAATCTGAAacgaaaaacaggaaatgctgaataaactcagcaagCCTGGCGACAtttgtgcagagaagattcatgtTTTGGATCTAAAGTACTTCGAGAGAACTTCATTTAGATCCAAACCAtgaattctctctccacacatgctgccagacccgttgagtttatctagcattttctttggggggggggggggttccctctTGCCAGCCATTAACTTCTCTTGAAACATGTTCCAGATGTTGAGGGACTTGGTtgccttttttttccccctgattAGATAAGCGGTACATGACCATGTTGAACTTGGTATTTCAGGGTCTACCATATCTTGGATACCAGATCGTTACCAGCTGTGTCTATTATGCCAGTTGATATAGCCATGAGACTCTGTTTGGCTCATTCTCCACCTATGAGGAATTTCCTCGGCCCCTACGGCCCTTACAGAGGGCTGAACATCACCAACAGACTAAAGCCCCTGCGGCCCTGCATCATCTTGAAGGGTGGGACTGACTCCTGCAATGAAGATTGGGCTCAGTCCAAAGGCAAAAGAAAGAAGACGGTggcatttgctgatgacaaaggtctctctctcactgcagtccATTTTTTCTCTGAATGTGAAGACTCACTCGCTGAACTACAGTTTGACCTGACTGATCTTGACAACACCACATGTGGACTGAAAGCAAACGACAGAAAGCCCTTGGTCCTGGACTTCTCTCCACCATCTGTGGACTACCTGGAATTCCGAAATCGCCTGAAGAAGAATTTTGTCTGTCTCGAGAATTGCACTGTGCAGGAGAAATTCATCGCAGGCACGGTCGCAGTGAGGAATCTAAGTTACCACAAAGTAGTTCAAATCCGGATAACATTCAACACTTGGAAGAGTTATAAGGATGTGGACTGTACATTTCTAAACAATATTTATGGCTGTTCTGAAACAGACACATTTTCTTTTGCTATTGACCTGCCATCATCTGTACCGTCGCAGGAGAGAATAGAGTTCTGCATCTCCTTTAAGTGTGGAGACCAAATCTATTGGGACAACAACGAGGGGAAGAATTATGGCATTGTTCTTGCCGATTGGAAACCTGATGGGATTCAGGCTCCAATCCCCTTCAAGAATGAGGTGACCAAGGTCCCTGCGAAGATGCAGATGATTGAATACGACCAGTATGGAAGTCCCAGATCATCTTGTGGGCTGTTtcctgaatggcagagctgggGCAAGATCGAGACGGCTCTGCCGTATTGGTGACGGATGTTAGTGTTGCTGTATTGTTTGATGGAGAGTTGCCTCAATTTCCTTATTAAACTTATGAAAACCATGTAGTGACTCTGCAAAGTCCCCTGCTTACTGAATAATCATCAACTTTGCAGTTTGTCTCtcttccctctttccccccccgccccccctcccccacaccctcaaaAGCTCCCCTTGGCAACCATTCTCAAAATAGATTAGTGGTACTTCTGTATAATACCAGTTACTAATATGGATAATTAATTAGTGTGCAAAAGATGAAAATTTACATTGGGTCCCTGGTGAGAATACTACATTCTGGAATTGTGGTATTTTGTGCCATGCTTGCTATATTTTTGACTCTTTTTGAAACAGTGCAAAGGATTGCATAGGATAAACTAGAACACTTAATGCACTGAATGAAAATGGACTGTAAACCTTTATCTGACTTCCAATCCATTTTAGTGAGGTAGGCAACTTGCAAGCACTATCTCAGTGATCATGTATATGCTGTGATTAGCCATGGGTACATGAAATCCATTGCACATCGTATAGCAGATGAGTGCCTTTTGTTGACTGAATAACATCCTTGGATGCTAAAATGCAGGTTACCAAATCAAATTTGATGCAGCAACAAGAAGCTTTGTTCAAGTAACTGCTCATTTGGCTGAGTTTATAAGTGAGCTATAAATCCATCAGAGTTGTCTTTAGAGCTAAACTGATGGGTCCTCGGAATGCACTTGGCATTTATATTTTGGAAATGTtcattttggtttttttttttgaaatgttTTACTAGTTAAACCTAAAGGTTTTTCCTCCTTTATGAACTTTTTAGCTCACCTCAATCTATTTTTGTAATTGGAGGCGTGGGGAAATCTGACAATCAGAAGGCCTATTGCTAAATAACTAGGTTCTTGTAGTAAAGCTTTTAAACAGCCAACATAATCTTTTGCACTGCTTTTTTTGAATGTGACTAAGGCACTGTATTTTTTCTAATTGTATGTACATATATAGCTGAGGTACTCTGGAAGTGATCCTTCATATTGAAGGCTAGAAAATTAACTTGTATTTGGGTACAAATGGGTTCATAACTAGGAAATAAATTTCTGGAGGCGGCAAAGTTTGATTGGAAGGAACTGGTTGGATCCTTTTTACCCTTGTGGTATTTTGTATGTGCAGGAAGCATTATTTTACAGCTGTAAGTAGTAGATTCTAAATTTTGCTACTCTCTAATTTGGTTTCTTGATCTGCAATGAAATGCAATCACAACAAAACTCATACAGAAAGGCAATTTGGTTCATATTGGTTCATCCATCTAGCAAAAAAGCTTGCTATTCCTTCCCCATCCATATGCAACACAGTGGCAACTGTATTGCAAATACCAGTGGTCCACTACCCTATCCAGAAATGTACTCCAATTGATAAGTCTTTTCATGAACTGAGTCCCAATTTTCCATTTTGTCCACAGCATGTGCCCCTGTCTTTGTTTTATAATTAACCTTGTAACAACTTTTATTGTTTCATTCTGTTTAGTCAGGTTTCCTCTTGGCACTCCTCTTTAGAACCCTAGCTTCACCAGTCTTTCTTGAACCAGTCTGCAGACAGTCAGTCTTGTGATTGTTCCTTATACTGTCTCAGGGTTATGAAAATTTTCCTCTGCTGGTACGCTAATTAAGGTTTCCATTCTGTTTGGGTGTTGTGCCTTCCCCTATATAACCCCCTTTGACCCCAAAATAGTCAGTGATATGCAATTGACATTGTTTTTACACCAGCTTGGCCAAAATGTCTATCTCACCAAGTGTTTGAAGTGTGCCAGGGAACAGAGCTTTTCATATTATCATGGCTATGCAtccaattcaaattctcaaactgcatTAGTGGGATTTGTATACACATTACACTTATTATCTTGGTAGTAGACACACCACATTAGTGTGTTGCCCTAAGGTAAAGAGAGCATGCCATTTGGCCTACCTGATGCACTTGGTAAAGATAAGGTTACTGAGGAAATGGAAGGATGTTCATAAATACTGGACATGCTGATGTAAAAAGCACTTTCATGCCAGACTTTTTTTTGGGTGGATGACCCTGAGCTGATCTTCAAAGTAACCTATTAAGGCAGTAGATGCCAACcatacccacatcccaagaatgaatataaTTAGGGTTGGGGTTATAATTAATATAAGGAATATAATTAACCCCATACTGGAGTTCATGCTTCTCTGCCTTCCTATCTTTgttctctgggactttccctttGAGCAGCAGATTTCCTGGGATAGATTGAGTGTCTGTATCCTTGCCCCAATTACCCTTGTTGACAACATTGACTACCTCTTTCTCTGATTTGAATGCCCTTGCTGGACCTGACACTTGTTTGTGAAAGTAACATCTGACATTATTACCGATAAtgacccatctctctgcccaacttGTTGGTGACACCCACATTTGATCGTGTTGGTAACCTTTTGCTTTCCCTCTGAATCCATTTTTGTTTGGTGTACAGTCATCCTCCCATAAGCTCAGTGCTAGTCATTCCCTTTTATATGCCACTAAGTTGCTGTATTTCCTGTTGAGACTACAGTCCTAGTCAATGCTGATCAATGAACCAATGTTACAACAAATTTGTTCTTCTACCTGAGTTGAGTACCAAAAAGAACACCATGTTTTCCTTTGCTGTCTGCTTTAGCATTACTCTACCTTTGAGCTCTTTGCAGTTTTTAATCTAGATTAAACTCCAAATGTCAATTGAGTAATGTGATTGTGATGTTTGAAATGTGAGTGTGAACTTTGTTCTGATTGTGTGCTTCAGAATAAAAGGACAGGTTATCGAAGGAAAATGTGAAGTGTCAAGACTGGTTAACACGGGCTCAATAATCACTGAAATATTTTTTTACTTAAGATTTGTTGGTGTAAGAGTCAGATTCTTTAAGGGAGAGGAAAAGTCTAAGGGACTTTACTCAAGGACTTGGCCAATCAGGAGAAATATTACAAGAATTATAACAAAGTAAAATCATCCACATTCTTCTTGCCCCTCCGACTGTTTAAGTGACTTTAGAATCGACAGAAGGGATAACTTCGAACATTCTGTGGTTTCCATGGTAATTAATTAATTTTCTAGGTTCTCCTTTGGCTAATTCCATTCTATAAAAGAGAAATGCTTTGAGTAATAATTCTCTCCAGACTTTCCCTTTTTAAGAAATtgtataaataaaaataaatgcttTATATTGTAAAACCTCTTTGTCGTCGCAATTTGTATGGTATGGACTAAAATGTGAGCGTGGTAGCCATGCATGACATCTTGGATTTGGACAATGAATATTAGTTCCAAAATGCAGTCACAGCTGATTAAACTGTTTTTATATTTTCAGAACATGTGGAACTCACCAACTAAGTGACCACTTAGATTAGATAAAAAGATTGGCCAAAGTAAACCTATTTCCCCATTCTAAAAGCTGCTGACCCACTTTGAACTATTGTTCACTTCTGCAAAATCATCCTAAATGGCAGCTTTCAGACGTAGGGGATAAGATGCAGAACTATTTGGCCAAACAAATTTGCCCACTTAATGTTTTAATTTAGTTGAAGTACTTGTGCTGCTACCTTTTCGCAAAAATTGACAATTCTGTGCAAGGTACTTTCAGTTATTTCTACATAACTGCTACCACACTAAAATTGGTTTCATTTGATGTGTTATGTCTACTATGCATGATCAGCACCTCTTGTGTATACTGACTGAAACATCTAGTACAGCTGAAAGCTGTATTTCACTATTTGGGTTCAATATTAGATGGAACAGTACACTGTCTAACCACATCTTAAAATGCACAATAAGTCTTCAAACGCCTATATACAAACTTAACATTCTGGGAAGGATGGTTGCTcacgtctttttttttaaaaaacaaaattgaccAGAACCTGGGAATGTTTGCAAAATATTTTCCCCACAGTAGATTGATTCAGAACTGGACAGTATAATTTAAGGTCTTGCTTGTTTGAGTAGCACTTGGCTGTACTGTCTACAAGGAAGAGTTTAATGTCTTTTTCTGACAACACCTCACATCTGAGGTAAGTCAGTGAGAATAAATCGAAGATTTGCTGCACTAGGTACATATCTGAAAGCCAACCCTTTCAGAGTGCAACTGATTCACCTGTCTGCAGAAATAATTTATCTAAGTGGTGTGCAGCTTCCTCAGATCAACACACATGGCATAACTGCACCTTTTGGAAGTTTATCAATCCTTTGTACTTATTTTCCTTTTAAGTGAATATGCCTCTGTTCCAATCCAATGACAATTGGCAACTTGCCACCATTTTAAAGGAATTCAACCTGTCAGATGGGAAATCCTTGAATGTTAATACCCAATAAGTTTGTCTCTATTATTGCAAATTTGCACATTCTGTTTGTCCTCCAGATAACTGTTGGCTTCACATTGTAAGCAATGCAgaacttttgtttcagattgtgtACTTGCATACCAGAAGTGCTATTACAAAACTATTGAAAACATGCTTTCATAGTGTTGTGTATCTGAACTTCACTATTTATGGGCAACTCCTTCCTAACAGTTTGTACAGCCATGGCATTGGGTGAACTTGTGCAGTTCCAGTTGTAGAGGCAAGATTTGAGGCTCAACTTTCCTGTGTGCAACCCAACTCCCCTCTATTTTAAAGGGGAGAGACTGGACAACTGGCAGCTGAGGTTAGAAAGCCGGAGGGCAAGTAAACTGGGAGGAACATTTCCTTTCTTTGACACACAATATTAATGTTTGTCCTTTGTAGTGCATGGCCAAGTTGTTTACTGAGCAGCCAAGCAAACACAAAATAAGGTTCTGCCACTAGCAAGTTGACCCCTTTGAGCTTTCAGGTTACTTCACGACTGTGTAACTTGGAGGGAACATTGCTTATGATTTAATTAGATATTCAAACATTAAACTGTTCTGTGCTCTATATTAGGCTTATGATTCCAAAAACTACCAGTTCTTGGGTGTTTATTTGGTCCTTCTACATGAATCCATATTGTTCTGCTTATGTGATTACATAGATTAAAATGCAACTCCAATGAAAATTTTAATTTGTCTTATTTCCCTAGTGTGTATAATCTCATACTTTTCCAAAATTACATAATCTACCAACTTTATGGGCAGAATGTTTACTTTGTGGACCTGCTGTCagcaaggtgggggagggggcagcatgGATTGAGTATtgatggggattgggtggggagggggggagacttTTAAACCTGG
Above is a genomic segment from Mustelus asterias chromosome 11, sMusAst1.hap1.1, whole genome shotgun sequence containing:
- the ppp1r3cb gene encoding protein phosphatase 1 regulatory subunit 3C-B → MNCTRVYHILDTRSLPAVSIMPVDIAMRLCLAHSPPMRNFLGPYGPYRGLNITNRLKPLRPCIILKGGTDSCNEDWAQSKGKRKKTVAFADDKGLSLTAVHFFSECEDSLAELQFDLTDLDNTTCGLKANDRKPLVLDFSPPSVDYLEFRNRLKKNFVCLENCTVQEKFIAGTVAVRNLSYHKVVQIRITFNTWKSYKDVDCTFLNNIYGCSETDTFSFAIDLPSSVPSQERIEFCISFKCGDQIYWDNNEGKNYGIVLADWKPDGIQAPIPFKNEVTKVPAKMQMIEYDQYGSPRSSCGLFPEWQSWGKIETALPYW